CCTGCAAGGGTTACCGCCTGCTCGTCTTCTTTGAGCTCGTTTCTAAGCTGCAAGGCCTTATCTATATCCTCTGCCAAGATAAAGCTCGAGAAAAGCCTGTCTTTGAGTCCGCTGAACTCATCGCTGCACCGGACAAATTCCGAAAGCCTCGGGTGTTCACTGCTTCCGGAGGGGCTTGCTGGAAGCTGCTCTTTTTCTATTGCTCCGAGCCGGCCGGACTTATCGGCAAGCGGCTTCCAGTCTTTCACGAAGCTCTTCGAGTCTTCCACAATCAGCCAGTTTACCATTTCACCCAGAGCCGCCTCCACGGCCACCGAATGCTTTACGTCTGATTCGAATATCTTTGAAGCCAGTCCGCAGATGTATCCGTAGTTTTCGGGGGATTTCTCCACCTCATCCAGCAGCCGGCTTACAGACTTGCCCACTCCCTCGTTGGATTTTTCCAGCTCGTTGAGAAGCCTGTACTCCCTTTCTAATGCGCTCTTCTCCTGCTTCTCCGAGGCGGCCTGATTCACCTTCTCGCTTATCTCGGCGTTAAGCTCTTCGATCATATCCTTATTTGCCTCAAGCTTGCCGCTGAGCTCTTCAATGCGGGATTTAACATCCTCGAGCTCTTTCTGCTTCTGCTTTTTATCCTGCTGGGAAGATTCGAGCTGAGTCTGCTGAGAATCAACGCTCTTAGAGAGCCTTTCCTTCTCTATCATCAGGTTTTCAGCTCTGTTCTGAGAGTTTTGGATTTCGTTTTTGATCTGGGTTGTCTTGCGTACGGCATCCAGAGCCTGAGTCTTCTGGTCTTCTATGCGTGAATTGATGCTGGAAACATCAAGCTCGGCCTCGTTGAGAAGCTCCTGAAGCTCTGAAAGCTGGTCTTGCTTGCTCTGAGCCTGTGATTCAACATCAGAAAGCTCATTCTCGCATCTGTAAACCTCAGCCTCAAGCATTGCCTTTTGGTTATCCAGCTCTGAGATTCTCTTTGAGGCATCTGTTTTTCGCTTAGAAAGTTCATCAAGCCTGTTCATCAGGAAATCCGCCCGCTGGCTGGTTTGTTCAATCCTGCCTTTCACTGCAATTATCTCGCCGTCTTTACTGCTGATAGTATGCTCCTTCTCACGAAGAGAATTCTGCAGCTCAGCCTGAAGAGTCTCCAGCCGCGAGAGCTCCCTGAACACCTCCGAACAGCTTTCCTTCACGCCGGCAAGCTGTTTCTCGGTTTGCGTCTTTCTGTCTTCGAGCCGTTTGTATTCGGCAAGGTAATACTGGAGGCGAAGCTTATCAAGCCTCTCTTTATACTCGACATAATTCCTGGCCTTGCCCGCCTGAAGCTTGACGCTCCTGAGCTGCTTCTGCACCTCGTTGTATATATCAGCCACTCTGAGCATCCGCTCTTCTGTTTTTTCGAGCTTTCTCTGAGCTTCCTTCTTGTGCGCCTTAAACTTGCTTATCCCCGCAGCCTCTTCGAATATCATGCGGCGTTCTTTCTTTGATGCGCTAAGGAGCTGGCCAATCTGACCCTGCTCAATAATCGAGTACGCGCTAACGCCCACGCCGGTATCCATAAACTGCTCGCGGATATCCTTGAGCCGGCAGGTTTTCCCATTCATAAGGTATGCGCTGTCTCCGTCTCGATAGAGTCGGCGGGTAATCTGGAGCTCGCTGCCTTCGCCGTCAACATCTCCGAAAATCATTACAACTTCCGCCATGCCCGAGGCCTTGCGTTTGCTGCTGCCGCTGAAAATTACATCGGCCATCTGCGAGCTTCGAAGACTCTTCTTGCTCTGCTCGCCCAAGACCCATTTTACCGCATCAACAACGTTGCTTTTGCCGCAGCCGTTCGGGCCTACAATTCCCGTTATGCTGTCCTCAAAAGAAAATTCTGTTTTGTCTGCGAAGCTCTTGAAGCCGTGAAGTATTATTTTATTCAGTCTCATATATTTCGGGGCTATTCATTGAGTTTTTCAATTGTATTGGCTCTTTCCGGCATCTCCGGCAGAGGCCCGAGCATAAGCTTTGATTTTATCGCTCCCTTTTTATCCAGCTCATTTAGCACGCGCACAACCTCAGTGAAATTAAGGCCGAGCCCGCTTCGCACGCCGCTGGATTTAACAGTTTTATCGCAAAGCCTGCTGATAAGGCTCTCCACATTAAAATCTGCATAAATCGGCCCTATAACCCCTTTCTGATCGGGATGCTGGCGAAGCATCATAATCTGATCTTTACCCGCGGGGTTATCCAGCAGGAGATTGCCTTTATCCAGCGAGAGAAATACGTTTTGCCCAAGCGGTATGTTAATTCCAAAAAGTGCTATTCGGGGCTGATCTTTCCTTTTGATATATATAAGCGGCTCGCTTTCTTTGGCGAGCATTGTGTCTATGCGGAAGCCGGCAGATGTGAGCTTTGGCATCACAGCCAAATCAGATGCCTCGCTGAGATACTTGTATGCAAGCAGCCTCGCCTGAAAATCATCGTCTGAAAGGAATTCCCTCAAAAGCGATTTCACTGTTGCCGAGGCACTTGATTCACCAATCGCCTCAATCGCCTCATACTTATAAGGCGAGGGGTTCATCTTCGCCAGCTTTACAAGCACAGAGCCTGCATCAGCATACCCCATATTCACAAGGCATCTGGCAGCACGAAGACGTACAAGCGGCTTTTCGTGCTTGAGATAAGGCACTAACGTTTTAACCGCTGGCTTTCCGATTGCCTCAAGGCCGTATTCGATATCCGGATTTCGGGGCTCTGTAAGGTTTTTGGCAAGGATTTTTATCCTTGACTGCAAAGAGCTGTTGTTTTCATAGAGGTATAGAGCCTCAACAAGGTTGGCGAATTTGCTGTAGTTCTGTTTATAGCCGTTGGGGAGATTTAAATCTACAATCTGCGAGCTGCGGGCTTTGGCGGTTTTCTCACCAAACCGCTCATTGATTCTGTTTCGGATTACAGCGGCAAGGCGGTAATTCGGCCTCTTGAGCTCAATATACAGCCTGTTGCTTTCCTGAAATTTCCCGCCTCCGATAACGTATCCTTTTCGGAGATTCGGCTTGTCTTTGCCTGCAAAGTTTATAAACACCGGCCCTTTGCCTTTTGCGAGAATCTTCGCACCTTCTACGCCGAGCCGAGAGCGGGAGGTTAGATTGCAGGTGTAGAGGCTTCCTCCCTTGAGCGAGGTGGTTTGAGTGCTGGGCAGGGCTTCTACGAAAAGGTCGAATTTTCTCCCCCGCCTCGCTCCTGCCGGCACGTATCCATAAACCCTGACAACCGCATTATCCTCATCACGAAGCATTCGCATCGCTTCAAGACGATTTGCATCGCCGAGCATCTGCTGGATGTATTTTATCATATACTCTCTCACCCGGGTTGGGCACTCAGACGAACCGTTGCCGTTGAGGTTTGCCACTAATCCGAAACCCTCTACAGCTATGCCGTCCGGAGCGTAGAGATTGCAGAGATTTCCTATCGTGCTGTTGAGCCGGAGAGGAGGTTTATTCTGCTCTTCAGGCTTCTTAACCTTCGCCTGCTCCGAACAGCCGAAAAGCAGCATTACCATCGATAAAATAACAAGATAGTGTTTTGGTCTCATATGTCGATCCTCAAATAAACAGAACCCGCTTTGTACTTCTAACGGGACAATTTAGATGTTAAAGAATAAAGCATATCAGTCAAGATAATAGCAGGCAGGCAGACAAGGCCGAAGAATCCCTGAAAACTCAGCTCGCAAAACCCAGACCCACCTTCCGCCGCTTATGGAAAACAAAATAAACTGTGCAGCCAAAAGCTTAAGGATGAATATTAATTTTGCGGAATATTGATAAATGCTCTGAAACCAATTCTTTTGCCTTCATCTTTATGGCTCCAACTATATTTTTCTTCCATCACGCTGCGGGGCGTTAAAAGGCAAAAACCGCAGACATAAGGTTCTCCGCTGGGTCCTGCTGCCCATTCCCAAGCATTGCCAACAACATCATAAAGACCGTTTCTGTCTGGTTTTCTGTCTTCACAGCTTGAAGGCTTTTTATCGCCTTTACCGCCTGTAGTGAAGCATTCCTCTTTTACTTCGAAACTATTGTAAGTATTAGAGTCTATAATCTTGTCCTTCCATAAATCTTCCTTCAAATCAGAAGCATCTTCGAACTTTTCTCCCGCCTGCTCATTTATCAAATTGCAGACTTCCGGAAATGGATTTTCCGCTTCTCCTTCAAGATTCTTTATCTCATTATAAATATGTTTGCCCAGCTCTTCATGCTGGTCAACTGTGGGAAGATCAGCCTCAATTTTTTTGCAGAACTCTTGAGCATCATTAAATTTTACATCAGTTTTAGGGAGCTCAGGTTTGTCTTCAGAATCCTCTTTTCCTGAAATTTTCTCGTATTGAGAATTGGTAATCTCTGAAATAGACACATAGGCAGGGCCGCCATCAAGTTCAATATATTTGAAAATCAAGGAATCATCCTTTTTGCACCTTATGTAATCCGGCCAGCTGCCATTTTCATTTATTTCAGCAAAAAAGCCCCGGGCAAGATCGCTTTCTTCATCTTTCAGCTCCTCCCAGTCTTCCCCTTCAAGCTCTTCAAACTCCAGCTTGGCAACTCTATTAACTGGAATGTAATGTTCACGAATATTTTTAGGTGTTTGGGCAGGATTGAAGACGACTTTACCGTTATCAAAATTCAACAGTTTCAGATATTGAAACTCCTCCAGGTACTCGGCTATTTCAGTTATTCTTTTCGGGATTGTTTTATCATCATATTCATATTTACGAAGGGATTCTATCTTACTCCTGTTCTTCTTGATTGATTGGTAAGATTCCAGCGAACCCTCAACCTTTTCTTTCAGGTCTTTTAATTCGCCTTTTGTTTCGTCTAAAGAACCTGTACTTCCTTCAGAATTCTTGCATATTTCAAGCTGCTTCTCGATATCCTTTAGGGCAGAATTTCTCCAGTCTTTTTCTAATATCTTAAAATCGCTGACATCAACTTCTTCAAGCAGTTTTCTGTAACCTTCCAAATCAATCTGACTTTCTTCAAACTCATCTTTGGCAAGAGCTTCAAGGTGATAATCATCTCTGTTTTCACTTAGCTGGCTGGTAACCTTCTCCAGACTGTTTTTAAGAGTCTTTAGTTCAGACGAGTCTTTCGAACTGCCTGATACATCTTTTAGTTCAATGATAAAATTATCGAAGCCTTCAAATTGAACGTCGCTGAAAATTTTTTTCAGCTTAACAATTTGTCCGGTAAGAGTCTCCCGAATCTTCTGAAGCTCCAAATTATTCTGATATTCTTCGTAAATCTGGTTCCTTTTCCGCACAACGCTGCTGTACATAGTTTTATCGATATCGAACTTATAGATTATCTCACGAGCTTTATCCTCAATCTTCTTCTCATCTTTTTCTTGCGGCCAGCTTTCATTGCCTTCACCTATACTTACCCAGGCTCGATAGTACAAGTATTTCTTATGCCTATCTTCCAAATCCTTGAAAAATTCAGCTTCAAGCCCACCATTTAAAATTTTCTTAAAATCTTTAGATGAATGATCAAGAAATTCGCCGCACTTTTTGCAGAAAGTAAGCAGCTTACTGAAACTGCTATTTTCCTCCTTGAATTCGCTGTTTATGCCATTTGGATCAAATTTAGAAAAGTCAGCGTCCAGATCTTTTGGTTCTTCAGAAAAATCAAGATTATCAGCTTGCAGGCTTTTAGCTTCCTTATAAAAATTCTGCATATCTTCATAAAAATTCTGCATATCTTCAGCAGAGCTTAAATGTTCTTGATTGATATTACTTAACTTATCAATTAATTTCTCAAAATCATTGCTGCCCTTCTCAGTTAGTTCTTCAAGCTCGCTCTCGTGATGATTTTCCCAGAAATACAAGTAATTAGAAGGCAGTTCAAATTGTTCTACCTTTCTCTGTATTTCAGTCCATTCACCTGAAACCGACTTCAGAGCAGATTTATAATCTTCGACAGCTCCTTTTCTTTT
This window of the Sedimentisphaera salicampi genome carries:
- the smc gene encoding chromosome segregation protein SMC → MRLNKIILHGFKSFADKTEFSFEDSITGIVGPNGCGKSNVVDAVKWVLGEQSKKSLRSSQMADVIFSGSSKRKASGMAEVVMIFGDVDGEGSELQITRRLYRDGDSAYLMNGKTCRLKDIREQFMDTGVGVSAYSIIEQGQIGQLLSASKKERRMIFEEAAGISKFKAHKKEAQRKLEKTEERMLRVADIYNEVQKQLRSVKLQAGKARNYVEYKERLDKLRLQYYLAEYKRLEDRKTQTEKQLAGVKESCSEVFRELSRLETLQAELQNSLREKEHTISSKDGEIIAVKGRIEQTSQRADFLMNRLDELSKRKTDASKRISELDNQKAMLEAEVYRCENELSDVESQAQSKQDQLSELQELLNEAELDVSSINSRIEDQKTQALDAVRKTTQIKNEIQNSQNRAENLMIEKERLSKSVDSQQTQLESSQQDKKQKQKELEDVKSRIEELSGKLEANKDMIEELNAEISEKVNQAASEKQEKSALEREYRLLNELEKSNEGVGKSVSRLLDEVEKSPENYGYICGLASKIFESDVKHSVAVEAALGEMVNWLIVEDSKSFVKDWKPLADKSGRLGAIEKEQLPASPSGSSEHPRLSEFVRCSDEFSGLKDRLFSSFILAEDIDKALQLRNELKEDEQAVTLAGEIAGQGGSVKFGRGSGSLGIISRKSRMNELNKKIEEVEGRIAEIEAGIDENNSRHKELSETASQIGSEIEQANSDRYKAQSSLQLVDQAIENIQRDLPESQRELEGIDEKIREAEKSKEENEAQLQEIEQQTSSSDSLLEDLRSQSEEKQQYKNELNSQVTNLRINIGQDTVKRNALKQELSGLKGRIENVKLNIKSARSDIEGGDEQIESTTQSVLNAESDLSELYSRKENLADEASELRKNASELFEKLSETEKDLKEKKESNAEGENRVHKLDLDLNETKIKIEDLIQKAADELEIDITTQQQDDEQFDESEVNWDEIKQEISDLKTKIFRLGNVNVDAIDQQEELEKREAFLSEQIDDLTESKNKLSELINRINVESREKFQDTFEKVRQNFKEIFRKLFGGGKADVHLDDEDEPDILECGIEIIAQPPGKGAKAISLLSGGEKTMTAIALLFAIFKTKPSPFCFLDEVDAALDEANNERFNMIVQEFQKDSQFIIVTHAKRTMSIVDKLFGVTMQQQGVSKRITVKFDSEDTDAA
- a CDS encoding flagellar basal body P-ring protein FlgI → MRPKHYLVILSMVMLLFGCSEQAKVKKPEEQNKPPLRLNSTIGNLCNLYAPDGIAVEGFGLVANLNGNGSSECPTRVREYMIKYIQQMLGDANRLEAMRMLRDEDNAVVRVYGYVPAGARRGRKFDLFVEALPSTQTTSLKGGSLYTCNLTSRSRLGVEGAKILAKGKGPVFINFAGKDKPNLRKGYVIGGGKFQESNRLYIELKRPNYRLAAVIRNRINERFGEKTAKARSSQIVDLNLPNGYKQNYSKFANLVEALYLYENNSSLQSRIKILAKNLTEPRNPDIEYGLEAIGKPAVKTLVPYLKHEKPLVRLRAARCLVNMGYADAGSVLVKLAKMNPSPYKYEAIEAIGESSASATVKSLLREFLSDDDFQARLLAYKYLSEASDLAVMPKLTSAGFRIDTMLAKESEPLIYIKRKDQPRIALFGINIPLGQNVFLSLDKGNLLLDNPAGKDQIMMLRQHPDQKGVIGPIYADFNVESLISRLCDKTVKSSGVRSGLGLNFTEVVRVLNELDKKGAIKSKLMLGPLPEMPERANTIEKLNE
- a CDS encoding SUMF1/EgtB/PvdO family nonheme iron enzyme, encoding MEELKERFEVSEDSVFFLLWDIEDKFDFSFEFQKTVISPDNINESLKHYLNNFSELESILRSADIFGQAPNFAEKYKQEAAEELNSVISFSGGVLEIDALNNDQQPWNKNILDKLAGNSKEYEIELWDKENKSESFEKFCMLLEDYKKISISEIVDLDQVEDLGEKIDEKKRFAKENKSQLENPVTYRDKLSDLEKKLTSEKLKKYIEDEGYALISKNESIIEEVCNNWTEKGGNKLSELAKKLDNKVSTPEEWLSNQRNYGGFEDTPFNRFWKLCLNDYFPDNEKLSNIKKEDFEKRKGAVEDYKSALKSVSGEWTEIQRKVEQFELPSNYLYFWENHHESELEELTEKGSNDFEKLIDKLSNINQEHLSSAEDMQNFYEDMQNFYKEAKSLQADNLDFSEEPKDLDADFSKFDPNGINSEFKEENSSFSKLLTFCKKCGEFLDHSSKDFKKILNGGLEAEFFKDLEDRHKKYLYYRAWVSIGEGNESWPQEKDEKKIEDKAREIIYKFDIDKTMYSSVVRKRNQIYEEYQNNLELQKIRETLTGQIVKLKKIFSDVQFEGFDNFIIELKDVSGSSKDSSELKTLKNSLEKVTSQLSENRDDYHLEALAKDEFEESQIDLEGYRKLLEEVDVSDFKILEKDWRNSALKDIEKQLEICKNSEGSTGSLDETKGELKDLKEKVEGSLESYQSIKKNRSKIESLRKYEYDDKTIPKRITEIAEYLEEFQYLKLLNFDNGKVVFNPAQTPKNIREHYIPVNRVAKLEFEELEGEDWEELKDEESDLARGFFAEINENGSWPDYIRCKKDDSLIFKYIELDGGPAYVSISEITNSQYEKISGKEDSEDKPELPKTDVKFNDAQEFCKKIEADLPTVDQHEELGKHIYNEIKNLEGEAENPFPEVCNLINEQAGEKFEDASDLKEDLWKDKIIDSNTYNSFEVKEECFTTGGKGDKKPSSCEDRKPDRNGLYDVVGNAWEWAAGPSGEPYVCGFCLLTPRSVMEEKYSWSHKDEGKRIGFRAFINIPQN